The DNA segment TGTACACGATGTTCTTTTACTGATGGGACTTTCCAGTGTAAAATATTGACAATATTGTCAAATTACCAACATTTTGCTGACGGCCAATGTTTCACTTTTTACCGAAAATCAATTCTTCTTCCTTGCTCTAAAACAAGGCCCGAGAGTTCGTCGAAATCCAGTGCCTTGTGGCATAGTTTAACGGCATCCgacggcgtcagggggaaaccaGGCGGGataaggacgaaagttaaggcggcgaaagtctgagtggggctagagcagtggtggatgggtccaacaaacactgactttcacccaagagtgAACTCTGCGTCCCGTAAGACTGTAAACCTAAATcctattcttttttcctaaatcccGGTCAGCTGGTCAGCTAAACTTTCAGCTGACCAGCTGCTCCTGAAAGTTCCCAAAACGACAAGCAGGCTCAGAGGGGACCGTGCTTTCTCAGCTGTAGCACCAAAACTATGGAATGACCTGCCTCTCGACATCAGACAAGTTCCATCactgcatgtttttaaaaagcgcCTTAAAACCCACCTGTTCTCTATGGCCTTTGATCCCGCATAAATTGATGTCTTTTAATTTGCTATTACTCATTTTCTTTACTAATTTTACTTATGTGCTGTgccttaaaatgttttattggtttatattgtgttattttattgcactttatgtttttatctttattgtttttattatgctttgttttatgtatattttatgtCTTATGCCTATTGTACACTTTATGTTTGATtgtgtacagcactttggtccactgggtttttaaagtgctttataaataaagttggtatggtatggtatggtatggtatggtaaaCCCAACCAATTCCtctttttgcctaaacctaacaatatgtgttttttgaaaactaaagtgtatcttgaaagaagcaTTTAACAggtagaacttgacacagtgtcccacaACATCAATAACCaacacactcagggtaccttgcatgtcatggacgtggaaagtccatgacatgcaaggtaccctgagtgtgttggctaaaacatcaatatgtgacgaggtcggagtgagaatgagtTGCTAAAACAGCAGTTGCCAGTGGCTGCACAGCACACCTGGCTGTGTAGGCCACTGTTGAAGAGCGACAAAGAAGAATTGATTTTCAGTAAAACTGCCATTTTATCCAGGTGTGAAGCTAATTTCAAATGTCTCAATAAATGAAATGGTATGGGGTCGGTGCATAGAGTTGGGTACTCGCTGATACCCAGTCTAGCATTTTCAGCAGTGTTAAAGGCATTTCTTATACTGATATCGGCATCGGAACAACTCTAGTTTATAGTTGTCTGCAAAATTTGTCAGTATAAGTGGTCATCAGGGGCCcctttttcataattttttggGGAGGGCACCAAACATTTGCCTGGCTTGCCTCTCCTGACTGTGCGCCCCTGCAAATactaaaatacataaattaGGACATAGGAATACACTAAGGGTAGGTTTTTGAGCAATTTTCACTAAAACGTGTCTGGATTTTATATAATATGCCCATTTAACATACAGGAAAGAACACAATAAACTCCAGCTCGCTGCTTTTAGCTTGGTATTTAACCTCCTGCTTATGTGACTGAGAGAAACATATGCTATAACCTGGCCGAGACGAAgagtctgcagctcttcagttTGTGGCACCTCAGCCTATTAGTCCATGTAAGGAGCACGGTGCATGTCTGTATATAGAATTGAGACAATATGTTGATAATAAGTCAGGACAAAATACTTCCCTGCGTCTAATGCGTATCTGCTGGAGGCGTTCCATGTTTTTAATTGTGTAAGGCTTCTCTCGGGTTATACTGTAGATGTGCAATAACTAAgaggcaactattttgatataCAATTCATATATAAGCAATGATCTGCCTCAAGCTGGTTAACTATTGTGTACCTCTATGTAAATTGATCCCTTAACATAGCTTTCTCTTATATCGCTACACATATGACTATGAATTAGAATAATGATGAACTACATCTGAGTGCAACTAAGTGTCAGCTATGAAGTAGGATGAAAATGACCTGCGATGGCCTGTTAATATAATGTTTGTGCTACTGCTCTCGCAATATAAGTGACTAAATGTCTGATGAATGCACATTTTCTTCATCCCACATACACAGATCAGCCTGAGACCTCATATAATGTGGGCTTATGGCATGCTGTTTCTCTATAGATGACTCAAGGTTAACGACAGATGTATTCATAGCCTGGTGACGGCTGCCTGTCTAAGTCTCTGTCCCTGTGTTGATCGAGGAGGGGTAAATGTATATATGCTCTAATTtagtttgttttagtttttaagaTACAATCTATTCTAGtcattttaataaatataattatGAGCCAGCCATTGTTTCAATATACACTacgtttttaaaatctaatttcaaCCTGTGTATTGGATCATATATATTTCCCACACTTTAGCAGTTTATTTGATCACTTCCTGAGTGCTGATATCAACGTTATATCATCTACGTTTCACTCTCATAAGACTTCAGTAGTTTCCACTGTTCACTGCCTTTCCTTCACAGTATGAATATTAAGTGCTACAGATTAAaatgctggaaatgtcctgcTTGTTGCCCTCGTCGGCAacaagacagtttttttttactcccTTTGAGATCCTTATTTCCAACTACAGATGAACGTCCTGCCTCCGTTTCCTCCCACAAGGTCACAGTCACAGTTTACATGAACTAAAAGATGGCTCACATTGTACCATTTACATCCAGTCGTGTGGCGTCCACCATCTCATCTCAGACCACCATGGGAGTGTCTGAGAAGACGGAGCTGATGGACTCTGCTACTGACTTCTTCCTCTTGCCCTTCATAAGAGAACCAGCCTCTGCATCcagatcatcatcatcctcatccccGTTGGGGTTCAGCTTGCCGTTCTGGCCCTGCAAGTCCTTGGAGTCTATGAACGCCACGTGCCTGTTCAGCTCGGCCTTGAGCGCTGGGTCTTCGTGGGTCGGTGTCACGCTGAGCATGGATGAGTGGATGCTGTCCTCGCCACGACCCTTGCCTTTATTGGGGCAGCAGAAGCAACGACACGGCGTCAGGTACAGATACATGAGCACCAGCACCACACTGGCCAGACAGCCCACCAAGGTGGTGTATGCTGTGTTCAGGGTCTCCCCGCCCCCGTGCATGGTGAAGTTGTGAACCTTCAGCACCACGTAGATCGTCTCATTGAAGACCTCGCTTGTCGCAAAGCAAGTGTAGGTCCCGGAGTCCTCAGTCCTCACTGGATTGATCTCTAGACTTCCATCTGGCAAGTCTTGGGCTGTCTGGTTGCTTCCACGTATCACCGGCACGTTACCAGGCAACATCCAGGTCTTTGACATGTTCCTGTGTTTGGTGTCACAGCCAAGGGTCATTCTCTGCTCCAGATAAGCCTCTTGAACTGCCTCCTTGAACGTGCTGCAGTTCATATTTTCACCACTGAGATCAAAAATGCCCACTTGGGTTTTTTGTGGGCCAGGCAGAATACACGTGTAGTCGTCTTTGAAGTCCACAGCAGAGTTGAGCTTTCGAATGTGCCAGTGGGCGAGGAGTTTGTAGAGATCACAGTGACACAGCAGAGGGTTACTGTGGAAGTAGAGGCCATTTTTAATCCAGGCAGGCAGCACCCGGAGCTCATCAATGGGCAACACCTTGATCTTGTTGGAGGACACGTCCAGGAGAGAAAGTTTCTCCAGACGGGACTTTTCCTTGACCAACTCCACGGGGAAGCGAGAGATTTGGTTCTGGCTAAGGTAGAGCTTCTGAAGGTTGAGCATGCCGGTGAATGCTGAACGGTCAATCTGGGAAATTTGGTTATTGTACAGCAAGAGGACCTCCAGGTTGACCAGAGGCTCAAAAATGAACTCATCCAGCAGTCGCAAGTTGTTGGAGGACAGGTCCAAGTAGCGCAGGTGCTTCACATATAGGAACGCCTCTGAGGACAGGAAGTGGAGACCATTATGGCTGAGGAGGAGGTTATGGAGCTTCGGGAGGTTGACTGGGGTCCACTCAGACCGCAGTCGCTCTATCTCGTTGTAGCTGAGATCCAGCACTGCAGTGTAGAGCGGGAGACCCGTCGGGACGGTGGTCAGATTCATCTTAGAGCAGCTTACTATGTTTGAGGCGCAGATACATGTCTTGTGGCAGTTTAGGGTGGATGCCACTGCCCCTGGAAGCCAGAGGAGAGCCATGCAGAGGGTGAGGGAGAGGACCCATCTCGGACGCTTGCACCGGTGAGGTAATGCTTCCAACAGGCTGTCACCTGTCCTCGTGGACGGCTGCAACATGCTAGCAGTTGATCTAAATCCCAGATTGGTTCACTACGATCCCATTCTCAGAGAACAGCAGGGAGGAGCAGCTGAAGGATTCCCAGGCATTGCTGACTGAAggctggaaaaaaacagaagcaaaggCAATTAACAGATATTATTAGACTGTAGTATATtcaatagatagatagatagatagaagtGTATATCATGCTTTGTACAATCACATAtagatagacacacacacacacacacacacacacacacacacacacacacatatttatgcCTTGGAGGGAATGTATTCAAATCCCAGTGATACCACAGTGGAAAATACAGCATATAAAAACACAATCAGTGACACAGGTGTAAACAAAAGGGCCACCTTACCACCACGATTCAAAACATGTGAGCTTGCTGTCACTCCCACATTGAACAAGTCTTTtaatacaaacaaacataagTGATACTGCTGTTTGAGATGCTGCTAAATGTGTGTAAACACAAGTATAAAACAGCATCCCTTGACGCAAACATGAATGCATATTTTTCATCTGTAAGTAGCATTCTTCTAAATATCCTTACATGGTCACGAATAAACAAAAAGTAACAAATATTAgctgttatttatttaagtattaaaagtaatcATCAATAAGATTGGTCCCCTTTAAGCAGTATATTTTAATGGCACTTTATAAAGGTGTTGAGTGATTAAAACTATAGCTTATATTTTATAAGTTCAGGTGTGCAAGTAAAAGCTTATGCAAATAAAGGAGCGTGCAGCCACAGCCTGGAATGAATGCACAGCCCGGGCTGACTGCAACATCTCCCTCTCAAATGCCAAATCACCCGAGAGGCAGATATTTAAGTAAAGTAAATCTGTTTTGTGCACActgcagtacttgagtaaatgtccTCAGTTACTTCCCACCTCTGCACCCATGTGGAGATGCAGTATTACATTTAAAGTAGCCGCTGTAGCCTCGTCGTGCATGTATTGTATGCAATACAAACTTCCCCCCGCTGCTTTGCACAATGCTTCCTATAAAACAAATAGcctacacacgcacacacacgctacTCACGCTAACTCATGTGCATTTACACTCTTGGAGGACATAGACTgattttcttcctcttcccatttccctctccctctctttatctctctgagacagaaaaaaaagacttgtacacataaacagaaagaaaaaaaatgaataaaacacaccaaacatgtgaaattgtgtaaatatttacgTTATGTCATATTATGAAATGTCCCTTTCCATTTGTGGAAGAGCCATGCAAACGTTGCATTGCACCATTCTGCGAAAACAAACGAGCACAACATGGAAACGTGAGCGCCGAGAGATGAAGGAGGAAACCGAGGGAGCCACCTACCTTCAACCGGGATGCAGCGATGTTGGATTTCATTAAAACAGCTCCTCGTCTATTTACAATGTTGCTCCAGACAAATTGTCCCTGAATGAGTCTGTGCGTCTGCTGTTGAGGACAACAACGGATgcagggaggaggggagagcaCTAGAGATATCCTCGCCAAAATAATCCTGGTCCACGCGGCATCCAATACCCGCTGCAAAATTACGCAAAAAAGGATTACGTAAAGAGCAGACAACGCACGTCCGTTGTTAACTACTGACATCCACCGATAAGCGACTCTGTATTAATCAGCTGTCTTAACGGAGCTTATTGCTCTGTGCACACACGGACGCACATCCGTCCTCTGCAGATAATTGGCGCATTTCGAGCAGGTCCGGCTTCTGTTGGGTCTCATCAGCAGCCATGGAGATAATTAAGAATGAGCAGTCTGTAGCTGACAAGCTTCCTGTGGCTTCTCGTAGGCCTGCTGCTGTCTCCGTGCAGTACCGCTGCAGTGGTTGACGTGTGTTTTTCGGCAGAGGTAGTGCGCTCACAAGGCGCTGTTTACTGAAAGTGGCCGCACTAAAGATGCGCTGCGGAGACG comes from the Epinephelus lanceolatus isolate andai-2023 chromosome 8, ASM4190304v1, whole genome shotgun sequence genome and includes:
- the amigo1 gene encoding amphoterin-induced protein 1, encoding MLQPSTRTGDSLLEALPHRCKRPRWVLSLTLCMALLWLPGAVASTLNCHKTCICASNIVSCSKMNLTTVPTGLPLYTAVLDLSYNEIERLRSEWTPVNLPKLHNLLLSHNGLHFLSSEAFLYVKHLRYLDLSSNNLRLLDEFIFEPLVNLEVLLLYNNQISQIDRSAFTGMLNLQKLYLSQNQISRFPVELVKEKSRLEKLSLLDVSSNKIKVLPIDELRVLPAWIKNGLYFHSNPLLCHCDLYKLLAHWHIRKLNSAVDFKDDYTCILPGPQKTQVGIFDLSGENMNCSTFKEAVQEAYLEQRMTLGCDTKHRNMSKTWMLPGNVPVIRGSNQTAQDLPDGSLEINPVRTEDSGTYTCFATSEVFNETIYVVLKVHNFTMHGGGETLNTAYTTLVGCLASVVLVLMYLYLTPCRCFCCPNKGKGRGEDSIHSSMLSVTPTHEDPALKAELNRHVAFIDSKDLQGQNGKLNPNGDEDDDDLDAEAGSLMKGKRKKSVAESISSVFSDTPMVV